The Morganella morganii sequence GATTATTAAAAATAGTATTCAGTAAATTAATATTTTTCATTGTTTTATTTTGGTTTAAAGATGTCTGATAAATAAAATTGTCACAAATTAAATATATATTTAATTAATTGCAAGGTTAAAAAAAACACAGATTCAGGCCAAAAAAACAGCCATTTAGCTGTTTCCTAAAGTGAACACTTTTTTGGGCTGTCAGGCAAAAAAACGTTACGATTTATGTCATGGAAATGTAACACTCCGGCTATAAATGGGAATCATTAACATATAAATAAATAATTTGATGATTTTTTATCCGAATTTGGCTTGGGTAAGCACCCGGTGATAATGCGTACAGAACAACTGAACATGTTACGATCTGCCGCAAATCAGGATTGTAATGAGTAAAAAATATTCAAATCGTTAATAAACAAATAGATATAATATTTATAGTGATTTGAATCACATTGCATTTTCAGGATTGTTAAAAAAATCAGGATATTTTGCTGTAAGATGGGGCCTTGGTAAGATTAATTTTTGTCAAAATACATGCCCTTTTTTACGTGGTGGGATCATTTATACGTCTTTTTACGCAGTGATTCTTTAACAATAATGCAGCATTGATAACAAAAGATGGGAAAAAGATTGCGTTGCGCAACCAAATGTTAATCCGATTGCTGTTATTTAACAAATAATCAACATTAAGTTATTTTCATTTAACTTGAAATGAAATATAAAACATTAAAAAAGACAGAAAACCGAAAGAAGTTTGGATTGGATCACACGTTGAGAAAGTTTTTCGGGAATATTTTAAAAATATGATTTGAAATACAGTTGTTTTTAAATTTGTCGGTATAGTTAGACTTAATTTTAATATATATAAAAAGATAGGACGAGGTTTGTCATGATTACATACGATCTGCCGGTAACCATTAAAGATATCATTGATGCACAAAAAACCATCAGAGGACATGTCTATAAAACGGGTATGCCGAAGTCCAATTATTTAAGTGAAAAGTGCAACGGCACAATCCACTTAAAATTTGAGAACATGCAGCGCACAGGTTCATTTAAACTCCGTGGTGCATTTAACAAGTTAAGTTCGCTGACACCAGAAGAAAGAGCACAGGGCATCGTTGCCTGCTCAGCCGGTAACCATGCTCAGGGCGTTTCTTTATCCTGCGCTATGTTAGGTATCAACGGCAAAGTTGTTATGCCTACCGGTGCACCAAAATCCAAAATTGCAGCAACCTCAGATTACTCTGCGGAAGTTGTTCTGCACGGTAATAACTTCAATGACACGATTGCTAAAGCAAGAGAGATCATTGAGCAGGAAGGCCGTATCTTTATCCCGCCATACGATGACGAAAAAGTGATCGCAGGCCAGGGGACTATCGGTCTGGAAATCCTTGAAGATCTGTATGACGTCGATAACGTTATCGTTCCAATCGGCGGCGGCGGTCTGATTGCCGGTGTTGCAGTTGCTCTGAAATCCATCAACCCGACTATTAATGTGATCGGTGTCCAATCTGAAAACGTTCATGGTATGGAAGCATCATATCGTGCTGGTAAAATCACGACCCATCGTGATGCCGGTACTGTGGCAGATGGTTGTGATGTTTCGACTCCGGGCAGTATCACGTATGACATCGTGAAAGAGCTGGTGACAGACATCATTCTGGTAACAGAAGAAGAAATCCGCGAAAGCATGATTGCGTTAATCCAGCGCAACAAAGTAGTGACCGAAGGTGCCGGTGCACTGGCGTCTGCTGCGATTCTTAGCGGGAAACTGAAAAAATATATCGAACACAAGAAGACAGTCAGCATCATTTCCGGCGGGAACATTGACCTGACTCGTATCTCTGAAATTATTGGTACCCACGAAAAATAATATTTGCATAGTCTTTTAAAAGGAAAAGCAACATGAGTACTGACAAAACCCAGATTCCGGCTGAGTATAAAAGCTGGCGTAAATCGGACACGACCTGGACACTCGGTCTGTTCGGTACTGCTATAGGTGCAGGGGTACTATTCTTCCCGATCCGTGCCGGTTACGGTGGCCTGATCCCGATTCTGATCATGCTGGTTCTGGCATATCCGATTGCGTTCTTATGTCACCGTGCATTAGCACGTTTATGTCTGTCAGGCAAAAATCCGTCAGGCGATATCACAGAAACTGTTGAAGAGCACTTTGGTAAAGGCGGTGGTGTTGTTATCACTTTCCTGTACTTCTTCGCAATCTGTCCGCTCCTGTGGATCTACGGCGTAACCATCACCAATACCTTTATGGCATTCTGGGAACAGCAGCTGGGCATGATGCCGCTGAACCGGGGTGTGGTTGCACTGATTCTGCTGTTAGCAATGGCTGTCATTATTTACTTCGGTAAAGATCTGATGGTCCGCGTCATGAGCTACCTGGTATTCCCGTTCATTGCCAGCCTGGTGCTGTTATCTCTGGCTCTGATCCCTTACTGGAACACAGCCGTATTTGAAAGCGTGAACGCAGACAGCTTCCAGCTGTTCGGTCACAGCGGTATCCTGGTAACAGTATGGCTGGGTATTTCCATCATGGTGTTCTCTTTCAACTTCTCACCAATCGTATCTTCTTTCGTGGTATCAAAACGTGAAGAATACGAAGCGGCGTGCGGTAAAGATTTCACCGAGCAAAAAGTGAACAAAATCATCTCCCGCGCAGGTTTACTGATGGTGGGTGTGGTTATGTTCTTCGCATTCAGCTGCCTGTTCGCGCTGTCTCCGGCTAACATGGCTGAAGCGAAAGAGATGAACGTTCCTGTTCTGACTTACCTGGCTTACCACTTCAACAACGTGGGCGGCGCTAACGGTACTCTGGCGACTATCCTGGTCTGGGCTGCACCAATCATTGCACTGGTTGCAATCTTCAAATCCTTCTTCGGTCACTACCTGGGTACTCTGGAAGGTATGAACGGTCTGTTACTGAAATTTGCGTTCGGTGGCGACAAAAACAAAGTCAGCGTTGGTAAACTGAACCTGATCTCTATGGTGTTCATCATGGGTTCTACCTGGTTCATCGCTTACATCAACCCGAACATCCTGGACCTGATTGAAGCAATGGGTGCACCAATCATCGCATCACTGCTGTGCTTACTGCCAATGTATGCTGTTAACCGCGTACCGGCTCTGAGCAAATACAAAGGTCAGGCATCTAACTACTTTGTTACCATCATCGGTCTGCTGACCATCGGTAACATCGTGTTCAAACTGTTCGTATAATTCTGCTGACAGTTAATGACTGAAAACCCGCACTCACCGGAGTGCGGGTTTTTTTTTGCGTTGTAATCGTGACCCCGCATCCGGAATCAAATTCATGTTATGGTAAATAAATCATCCGGATAATAAATGGAATAAACAGGAGTCTGTATGAATGTTATTGATGCCGTGCGTCAGCGCAGAGCAACCAAGAAGTTTGATCCTGATTTTGTGATCCCGCTTAACGAGAAGAAAGCACTACTGTCACTGGCGATGGAAAATGCCCCGAGTGCCTTTAACCTTCAGCACTGGCGGCCGCTGCTGGTGGAGGATCCGGCACAACGCCGCAATATCCGCAAAGTGGGCTGGGATCAGCCGCAGATGACGGACGCCTCCATGCTGGTGATTTTATGCGGTGATGTGGCAGCCTGGAGTTCCCGTCCCCGTGAAATCTGGCGTGATGCCGACCCGCTGGTGCGGGATTTTATGGTCAATGCGGTTGATAACTACTATCGCGGTAAACCGGAAACCCAGCGTGATGAAATTATGCGCAGTGCCGGTATTTTTGCCCAGACGCTGATGCTGCTGGCAAAAGCGCAGGGCTATGACAGTTGTCCGATGGACGGATTTGATTTTAATGCGGTGGCTGAAGTCATTGATCTGCCGGAAAACTATGAAATCTGCCTGATGGTGGCGATTGGTAAATCCGCCGGTGAGCCTTATCCGCGTATCGGTAAACTGCCTTTTGATCAACTGGTCAGCATTGACCGTTTTCATCCTGATATGCCGTAACATTATCTGCCTGTCTCCGGCTGCTGTCTCCCGGCAGCCGTCTCCTTTCATGTCCTCTGTTTCTGTTGAATCATCACTGCAATCAATTTTTAGTCGTGAGATATATTTATAATATTCAGCCTGTTACCGGAAGAATGTCATCTTTATTAAATAACGGTTTAACCAGGCCTTGTATAATTTACGGTAAATTTATTGAAAATTCAGAAAGGAGTTCTGTGTGATTTCAGTATTGGTGGCAAATTCGAATGAATTTTACCGTGCAGGGATTGGTGCCATTATCACGGCAACACCGGGTATGAAAATGGCGGGGGAGGTCAGGGACAGCACCGGTGCAGTGCGCTGGTGCCGTGATAATCATGCGGATGTGGCATTGCTTGATATTGGTTTTCCGGTGATGAGCGGCCTGGAAGCTGCAAAAAAAATCACCCGCTATACCTCAGAAACCAAAGTGATTATCCTGACAGATGAACACAGCCTGATCTCACCGTATAAAGTGATGAACAGCGGTGCGGCGGGGTATTTGTATCAGAGCAGTGACCGTGAGGATTTACTGCACGCCATCCGGATTATC is a genomic window containing:
- the tdcB gene encoding bifunctional threonine ammonia-lyase/L-serine ammonia-lyase TdcB, which encodes MITYDLPVTIKDIIDAQKTIRGHVYKTGMPKSNYLSEKCNGTIHLKFENMQRTGSFKLRGAFNKLSSLTPEERAQGIVACSAGNHAQGVSLSCAMLGINGKVVMPTGAPKSKIAATSDYSAEVVLHGNNFNDTIAKAREIIEQEGRIFIPPYDDEKVIAGQGTIGLEILEDLYDVDNVIVPIGGGGLIAGVAVALKSINPTINVIGVQSENVHGMEASYRAGKITTHRDAGTVADGCDVSTPGSITYDIVKELVTDIILVTEEEIRESMIALIQRNKVVTEGAGALASAAILSGKLKKYIEHKKTVSIISGGNIDLTRISEIIGTHEK
- the tdcC gene encoding threonine/serine transporter TdcC; protein product: MSTDKTQIPAEYKSWRKSDTTWTLGLFGTAIGAGVLFFPIRAGYGGLIPILIMLVLAYPIAFLCHRALARLCLSGKNPSGDITETVEEHFGKGGGVVITFLYFFAICPLLWIYGVTITNTFMAFWEQQLGMMPLNRGVVALILLLAMAVIIYFGKDLMVRVMSYLVFPFIASLVLLSLALIPYWNTAVFESVNADSFQLFGHSGILVTVWLGISIMVFSFNFSPIVSSFVVSKREEYEAACGKDFTEQKVNKIISRAGLLMVGVVMFFAFSCLFALSPANMAEAKEMNVPVLTYLAYHFNNVGGANGTLATILVWAAPIIALVAIFKSFFGHYLGTLEGMNGLLLKFAFGGDKNKVSVGKLNLISMVFIMGSTWFIAYINPNILDLIEAMGAPIIASLLCLLPMYAVNRVPALSKYKGQASNYFVTIIGLLTIGNIVFKLFV
- a CDS encoding nitroreductase family protein, which produces MNVIDAVRQRRATKKFDPDFVIPLNEKKALLSLAMENAPSAFNLQHWRPLLVEDPAQRRNIRKVGWDQPQMTDASMLVILCGDVAAWSSRPREIWRDADPLVRDFMVNAVDNYYRGKPETQRDEIMRSAGIFAQTLMLLAKAQGYDSCPMDGFDFNAVAEVIDLPENYEICLMVAIGKSAGEPYPRIGKLPFDQLVSIDRFHPDMP
- a CDS encoding response regulator, translated to MISVLVANSNEFYRAGIGAIITATPGMKMAGEVRDSTGAVRWCRDNHADVALLDIGFPVMSGLEAAKKITRYTSETKVIILTDEHSLISPYKVMNSGAAGYLYQSSDREDLLHAIRIISRGQRYVAPDIAQQTILDTRLHAHDSNPLDKLSHQERQVMVMIAQGIKVTQIADKMCLSSKTVNSYRYRIFNKLNINGDIKLTHLALRYGLIHIDSVVPDE